The window GAGTGTCCTCTTCACTTACCAGCTTTGGAATCAGTGGCTTTATCCGTCAACTTGATGATAATGATGCCAAGGTGAAAGGAGATGATAGCTCTGAAGAAGACCCTGTCTTGTATGTCAAAAACATTGTTAATAGCTTATTCTATTTTGATTCTCTTTTTCCTTGGATTTTTGTGATTATTATTAGTTTCATTATACATGTTGCAGATGTCCCCTATATGAGCTTCCTAACATAAGTCTGCATATGCCTCGTTGGCTTGTTTACTTGACGGTTTACAACTTCCTACCAAGGTATATATAGGTCATTAAGTCTTAATTACAATTTTTATTATTTCTAGGTTGCATGTAGTTTTCTTTTTGTTTGCTTAATATGAATATGTTCATTTCCATTGCTGTTCTAAATAATTATTTCTTTTTTTGGTACATAGTTATTCATTGGCAACTGAAATCACTCTCAAATGCATGCTTGAAAATTTGATTATTGATTTCAACTGTATCAGGAGAGAAAGTTTTTGCAGCAAGTTATATTCAATACATTTTGAATCTCTTCTGCTTGGCTAAACGAAATCAATTTTTTGTTTGCAGACAATCAGTGAATGTGAGCTTATAGAAACAGTTCTATGGCACGAATGTCAGGGAAATGCGACCACTCACAGGTGTGCGGTGTTCCTCTAGTGCTTTCACTATCTTTCCTCTCATTTATGTCTTATACTTGCTCTATCTGTACTTATTTGGTAAAAACAAAATGCAGATTGCAGCAAGGTTCAAAAAACCAAATGATTTCGGAAATTCAAGTTTTCAAAACAATACTAGACTCCCTCAAACATGATGGAAGTGATTAGCAACGTGCCAAGTTTTGTGACGACAGAGATGAATGAAGGGTTAGTGGCTGAGATTTCTGAAGAGGAGGTATGGAATGCTCTTTCACAAATGAAACCAACGAAGGCGCCTGGACCAGACGGCTTTGCACCATGTTTCTATCAGCGATTTTGGTCTATTGTTGGTAGTGATGTAGTGCAGGCTGTTAGGGCTTTCTTGGAATCGAAGGAGCGGTTAAGAGAAATAAACTACACTCATGTAACTTTGATTCCTAAGGTTAAGACTCCAACACAATGAATCAGCTAAGACCGATTAGCTTATGCAATGTCTTATACAAGATTGGTTCTAAGGTTTTAGCCAACAAAATGAAGCCTATTCTGGAGGGTATAATATCAGAGAGCCAGAGTGCCTTTGTCCCTGGTCGACATATCTTAGACAACTCGATAATTGTTTTTGAGGTTTCACATTACTTGAAGTGGTTGTATGGGAGTGGAGATGGTTATACTGCGCATAAGCTCGATATGAGCAAAGCATATGACAAAGTAGAGTGGAGTTTTTTGGAAGGGAT of the Fragaria vesca subsp. vesca linkage group LG6, FraVesHawaii_1.0, whole genome shotgun sequence genome contains:
- the LOC101315269 gene encoding uncharacterized protein LOC101315269, translating into MMEVISNVPSFVTTEMNEGLVAEISEEEVWNALSQMKPTKAPGPDGFAPCFYQRFWSIVGSDVVQAVRAFLESKERLREINYTHVLANKMKPILEGIISESQSAFVPGRHILDNSIIVFEVSHYLKWLYGSGDGYTAHKLDMSKAYDKVEWSFLEGIMRQMGFDRRTEMVLRCVRTVSYSFVVNGEVKGMIQP